Proteins from a genomic interval of Zonotrichia leucophrys gambelii isolate GWCS_2022_RI chromosome 5, RI_Zleu_2.0, whole genome shotgun sequence:
- the LOC135449004 gene encoding uncharacterized protein LOC135449004 isoform X1 yields the protein MPGLDYRKSAKPISVASSVPLAVPLSARAALGHGSQRSKRDQEAPLICTDPFACCCPTGNRSRFRTWIPKEQEGPGSTTDLHRPLCLLLPHREQGAAEEPHGPSLDSPSTDCPSTLTTARGHIPLPAQRPSMEVTTVSPSPASPTEGDDLCETDVTRVAIHSVTLLICLCGLAGNGAVISLLSLQSGNYRIFNVAVANLLFLFFAIPTALLFLVEEMSCSPIMPLWYLNFFFQLSVISCYLALFQLIPISNVLYMYTLCWLCCHCDLPKCLWLVVESVQYWAFFALFAVIPLVAFLSHSQQQEHCQAALIFEHTIILRLFIVPLLISSTVNFHKAK from the exons GAGCCGCTTTAGGACATGGATCCCAAAGGAGCAAGAGGGACCAGGAAGCGCCGCTGATCTGCACAGACCcctttgcctgctgctgccccacagggaaCAG GAGCCGCTTTAGGACATGGATCCCAAAGGAGCAAGAGGGACCAGGAAGCACCACTGATCTGCACAGACCcctttgcctgctgctgccccacagggaaCAG ggagctgctgaggagccacATGGTCCATCCCTGGATTCTCCAAGCACTGACTGCCCATCCACTCTGACCACAGCCAGGGGCcacatcccactgcctgcccagcgTCCATCCATGGAGGTGACCACCgtgtccccatctcctgcctcACCCACTGAAGGAGATGATCTGTGTGAGACAGATGTCACCAGAGTGGCCATACACAGTGTGACACTGCTCATCTGCCtctgtgggctggctgggaacGGGGCTGTCATCAGCCTCCTCAGCCTGCAAAGTGGTAATTATCGCATCTTTAACGTGGCTGTTGCCaaccttctcttccttttctttgccaTCCCCACTGCCCTCCTCTTCCTGGTGGAGGAAATGTCCTGCTCTCCTATCATGCCCCTTTGGTacctgaatttctttttccagctgtCAGTGATCTCCTGCTACTTGGCATTATTCCAGCTAATTCCCATCAGCAATGTTCTGTATATGTACacactctgctggctctgctgccactgtGACCTTCCCAAATGCCTGTGGTTGGTGGTGGAAAGTGTCCAATACTGGGCCTTCTTTGCTCTCTTTGCTGTCATTCCCTTGGTGGCATTCCTGTCCCACTCACAACAGCAGGAGCACTGCCAGGCAGCTCTCATCTTCGAGCACACCATCATCCTTCGCCTCTTTATTGTACCCCTGCTCATTTCCAGTACAGTCAATTTCCATAAGGCCAAGTga
- the LOC135449006 gene encoding proto-oncogene Mas-like yields the protein MKPSTAYILDLALINFLFLIFMVPSTLLFLLEDFSYSSIMSPASIRFLFLLFPMFHSIGLYRLTAISIERGRSMLCPPGLFCHLPQGLSWVVVSVVLWALSITVIAAISAVNSLCQSQEHKLCRGALISLYILNFLVFAPSMVISSTILFIHFKGSSQQQQSKSLDIIVFLAVLLTLPLSLWNFLQQLGYTTVSPQVVLLFACMHSSINPFIYISVTKCWRRCSMGSLRECLQKVFEEPEGSTAPSNDATMDRGL from the coding sequence ATGAAACCCAGCACTGCCTACATCCTTGACCTGGCCCTCATCaacttcctcttcctcatcttcatGGTCCCCTCcactctgctcttcctgctggaGGATTTCTCCTACTCCTCCATCATGTCCCCAGCATCCATAcgcttccttttcctcctcttcccgaTGTTCCACAGCATAGGGCTGTACCGGCTGACGGCCATCAGCATTGAGAGGGGCAGGTCCATGCTCTGCCCACCTGGGCTCTTCTGCCACCTTCCCCAGGGCCTCTCATGGGTGGTGGTCAGTGTCGTGCTCTGGGCCCTTTCCATCACTGTCATCGCTGCCATTTCTGCGGTGAATTCTCTGTGCCAGTCACAGGAACACAAGCTCTGCCGCGGGGCTCTCATCTCCCTGTACATCCTCAACTTCCTCGTCTTTGCTCCATCCATGGTCATTTCCAGCACAATCCTCTTCATTCACTTCAAGGgtagctcccagcagcagcaatccaAGAGCCTTGACATCATTGtcttcctggctgtgctcctcacTCTCCCCCTCAGTCTCTGgaatttcctgcagcagctcggCTACACCACTGTGTCCCCTCAGGTTGTTCTCCTGTTTGCCTGCATGCACAGCAGCATCAACCCCTTCATCTACATCTCAGTAACAAAGTGCTGGAGGCGCTGCTCCATGGGGTCCCTCAGGGAGTGCCTCCAGAAGGTGTTTGAGGAGCCAGAAGGGAGCACTGCCCCCAGTAATGATGCCACCATGGACAGGGGGCTCTGA
- the LOC135449004 gene encoding mas-related G-protein coupled receptor member H-like isoform X2, with product MEVSTVSPSPASPTEGDDLCETDVTSVAIHSVILLICLCGLAGNGAVLWLLSLKTGNRHFFYMAFMDFLFLLFAIPSALLILVEDMSCSTILPLMYMNFVFQLSVVSYYRALMSKSTVLYMDKLCWLCCRCHLPERLMWVVDSFRYWAFFGLFTVIPSMTFLCPSHQEEHCQAALISMYTITLLLFAAPVVISGIIDFIKAQWGYQQQQPKRRDIVTYLVVLFSLLLTICNILQQFGYVTVPSQVLFLLASINNSIKPFIYFLVGRCWRPCSIKSLRLSLQRVFEEPKEKTTHSDGPAMNTVL from the coding sequence ATGGAGGTGAGTACCgtgtccccatctcctgcctcACCCACTGAAGGAGATGATCTGTGTGAGACAGATGTCACCAGCGTGGCCATACACAGTGTGATCCTGCTCATCTGCCtctgtgggctggctgggaacggggctgtgctctggctcCTCAGCCTGAAAACTGGTAATCGTCACTTCTTTTACATGGCTTTCATGgacttcctcttcctcctctttgcgatcccctctgccctcctcaTCCTGGTGGAGGACATGTCCTGCTCTACTATCCTGCCCTTGATGTACATGaactttgttttccagctgtcaGTGGTCTCCTACTACAGGGCACTGATGTCTAAATCGACTGTGCTCTATATGGAcaagctctgctggctctgctgccgcTGCCACCTTCCCGAGCGCCTGATGTGGGTGGTGGACAGTTTCCGATACTGGGCCTTCTTTGGTCTCTTCACTGTCATTCCCTCCATGACATTTCTGTGCCCATCACACCAGGAGGAGCACTGCCAGGCAGCTCTCATCTCCATGTACACCATCACCCTGCTCCTCTTTGCTGCACCCGTGGTCATTTCTGGCATAATTGACTTCATTAAGGCACAATGGGGCTACCAGCAACAGCAACCCAAGAGACGCGACATTGTTACCTACCTCGTTgtgctcttctctctccttcttaCCATATGCAATATCCTGCAGCAGTTCGGTTACgtcactgtcccctcacaggTTCTTTTCCTGCTTGCCTCCATCAACAACAGCATCAAACCCTTCATCTACTTTTTGgtggggaggtgctggaggccCTGCTCCATAAAGTCCCTCCGGCTCTCCCTCCAGAGGGTCTTTGAGgagccaaaagaaaaaacaacccacagtGATGGTCCTGCCATGAACACAGTGCTCTGA